A region of the Polaribacter sp. L3A8 genome:
CACAATCGCGGACAAGATGGTGCCGGTTTTGCTAGCATAAAATTTAATGTAGCCCCAGGCACAAGATATATTAGTAGAGTGCGCTCTAACCAATCGCAACCCATACAAGATATTTTTGCTCAAATTAACGAACGTTTAAATGGAATTTTAGAACAAAATCCAGATAAAAAAGACGATGTTGCATGGCAAGAAGAAAACATGCCTTATGTTGGTAATTTGTTTTTAGGACACGTGCGTTATGGTACTTTTGGTAAAAATAGTATAGAAAGTGTACACCCTTTTTTACGCCAAAGTAATTGGAGACACAAAAACTTAATAGTTGCTGGTAACTTTAATATGACAAACTCTAAACAAATGTTAGAAGAGTTAATTGAGTTAGGTCAACACCCAAAAGAGTCTACCGATACGGTAACTGTAATGGAAAAAATTGGTCATTTTTTAGAAGATGAAGTGGGTAAATTATATCAACAAGCTAAAAAAGAAGGTTTTAATAAAAGAAACGCCTCTCCATTTATCGAAGAAAATTTAAGTCTTAAAAAGGTATTAAAAAGATCTTCTAAAAACTGGGATGGTGGATATGCAATGGCAGGTTTAGTTGGACATGGAGATGCTTTTGTTTTAAGAGATCCAAACGGAATTAGACCTACTTACTTTTATGAAGACGAAGAAGTAGTTGTTGTTGCATCAGAAAGACCAGTAATACAAACTGTTTTTAATGTAAAGATTGATGACGTACAAGAATTAAAAAGAGGCCATGCTTTAATTATTAAAAAGAGCGGAAAAACGTCTATCAAAAAAGTTTTAGAACCAAGAGAAAATAAAGCATGTTCTTTTGAGCGTATTTATTTTTCTAGAGGAAGTGATGCTTCTATTTATGAAGAACGTAAAAATTTAGGTAAATATGTGTTTCCTAAAGTTTTAAATTCTATTGATAACGATATCTCTAATACTGTTTTTTCTTTTATTCCAAATACAGCAGAAACTTCTTTTTACGGAATGACAGAAGCTGCTGAAGATTCTTTGAATGAGCAAAAAACAGCAAAAATATTAGCAGGTGGAACAAAATTATCTGCTCAAAAGGTTACAGAAATTTTATCTGAAAGACCTCGTTTTGAAAAAATTGCAATTAAAGATGCAAAACTAAGAACTTTTATTGCTGATGATAGCAGTAGAGATGATTTAGTAGAGCATGTATATGATATTACTTACGGTGTTGTAAAACCTACCGACAACCTTGTTATTATTGATGATAGTATTGTTCGCGGAACAACCTTAAAGAAAAGTATTATTAGAATCTTAGATAGATTAAGCCCTAAGAAAATAGTTGTTGTTTCTTCTGCCCCACAAATTCGTTACCCAGATTGTTACGGAATTGACATGGCTAGAATTGATGATTTTATTGCTTTTAAAGCTGCTTTAGAATTACTTAAAGACACAAATCAATATCATATTGTAGACGATGTTTACAAGAAATGTAAAGAGCAACAATCTAAACCAGATATAGAAATTACAAACCACGTAAAAGAAATCTATAATCCTTTTAAAGCTGAAGAGATTTCTGCTAAAATTGCAGAAATGTTAAAAACAGAAGATATTAAAGCAGGTGTAGAAGTTATTTATCAATCTATAGAAGGTTTGCACAAAGCGTGTCCGGATAATCTCGGAGATTGGTATTTTACTGGTAACTACCCTACTCCTGGCGGACATAGAGTTGTAAACCAAGCTTTTATTAACTTTTATGAAGGTAATAGCGAAAGAGCTTATTAAGACCAACTCTTTTATTATTTCTAAACTTTAAAAAACTCATCTACAATTAACTGTAGATGAGTTTTTGTTTTAAACACACTTATAAAAATTAAGTTCGTACACTTACTTATATACAACTTACAACTTAACATTATTAAGCACTCCCTCTTAAACACCTAAAATATTTACATAATAACTTCTTATATTTTAGTATTTATTCTCATTTAAACAACCTATCTTCCTTTAACATTTCTTTAAGATTCATTTTTTATAGTTTTCCTAAATTGTGTCATAATTCAAATAAAACTTAATGATGACAAAAAAACTACTTACTAAATTACTTTTAGTTGCTTTTGTACTTGGTTTTTCTACCGAAATGGATGCCCAGTTCTGGAAGAAAAAGAAAAAAGAGACAACACAGAAAGCTAAAAAACCAACCCCAAAAAAAGGCGATATACAACCTTACGGGAAAATCGTTACCAAAGAACATAAAACAGACGAAGGTTTATTTAAAGTCCACTCAAAAGACAATACCTATCTTTTTGAGATTCCAGACTCTCTTTTAACAAGAGAAATGTTAATGGTTACAAGAATTGCTAAAACTGCGAATGGTATTGGTTTTGGTGGAGGAAAAACCAATACACAAGTACTACGTTGGGAAAAGAAAAAAAAACAAATTCTTTTAAGAATTGTTTCTTACGACGTAGTTGCTGATACTATTTTACCCGTACATGAAGCGGTTGTAAATTCTAATTTAGAGCCTATTTTATTTTCTTTTCCAATAAAAGCAATAAGTAAAGACTCTACAGCAACAGTAATAGATGCTACCGCTTTATTTGCCACAGACATTAAACCATTAGGCTTACCTGCTAAAGACAGAAAAACGTATCAAGCTACAAGAATGGATAAAGATCGTTCTTATATCGATCGCATCAGTAGTTACCCACAAAACATAGAAATTAGACATGTAAAAACTTATATTGCAAGCAAAGCACCTTCAAACAGCGCACTAGGTTCTATTACTTTAGAAATGAGTAACTCAATGGTATTACTACCTAAGGTACCTATGAAAAGACGTTATTTTGATGAACGTGTAGGATGGTTTGCTCGCGGACAAGTAGATTATGGCTTAGAAGCTCAAAAAAGTAAAACCGTAACTTAT
Encoded here:
- a CDS encoding amidophosphoribosyltransferase, whose product is MSDAIKHECGIALVRLKKPLQFYKDKYGSAFYGINKMYLLMEKQHNRGQDGAGFASIKFNVAPGTRYISRVRSNQSQPIQDIFAQINERLNGILEQNPDKKDDVAWQEENMPYVGNLFLGHVRYGTFGKNSIESVHPFLRQSNWRHKNLIVAGNFNMTNSKQMLEELIELGQHPKESTDTVTVMEKIGHFLEDEVGKLYQQAKKEGFNKRNASPFIEENLSLKKVLKRSSKNWDGGYAMAGLVGHGDAFVLRDPNGIRPTYFYEDEEVVVVASERPVIQTVFNVKIDDVQELKRGHALIIKKSGKTSIKKVLEPRENKACSFERIYFSRGSDASIYEERKNLGKYVFPKVLNSIDNDISNTVFSFIPNTAETSFYGMTEAAEDSLNEQKTAKILAGGTKLSAQKVTEILSERPRFEKIAIKDAKLRTFIADDSSRDDLVEHVYDITYGVVKPTDNLVIIDDSIVRGTTLKKSIIRILDRLSPKKIVVVSSAPQIRYPDCYGIDMARIDDFIAFKAALELLKDTNQYHIVDDVYKKCKEQQSKPDIEITNHVKEIYNPFKAEEISAKIAEMLKTEDIKAGVEVIYQSIEGLHKACPDNLGDWYFTGNYPTPGGHRVVNQAFINFYEGNSERAY